The following proteins are encoded in a genomic region of Parus major isolate Abel chromosome 18, Parus_major1.1, whole genome shotgun sequence:
- the COG1 gene encoding conserved oligomeric Golgi complex subunit 1 isoform X3, translating into MAAMAAPGVRPAVGAGAVGAGAVGAGVVRGAEAEALFEAHTAAELRAVERRLRAGIEQKREELRQMVGERYRDLIEAADTIAEMRRSAERLLGAVRGLQRGSARPGPAGTVHPPAQQSFYGAAAQLKLLLEVPEQVWGAVEGGRYLPAARLHLLGAQLRRQLQLDTPRARSSPILARFPILLRQVAAASHLRSTILQESKALLRCRTGSDQAVAEALCAIMLLEDSSPRQALADFLLARKLAIQQLLNQPHHGAGIKAQVCSLMELLTTTLYQAHALFYTVPEGMAPEPALPCGLLFSTLESTTGQNPAGKGGVLEEDLKLSSWFKYLPESVVEFQPALRTLAHPISQEYLRETLQQWINMCSDDIRTGVRTLLVYVKSMKGLAGIRDAVWELLSSDSSSHNWEAVCRRLLDRPVSFWEELLQQLFLDRLQTLTKEGFDSISGSSKELLAVALQELEVKAGSGALSKQTQLEHNVALFLWSESPGDLPGDAAWVSVGQRGPFARSGLAMKAQALTPCVQSFCSTLDSKLKARLEDVLSYLPGDDCVPKEPAVPARPAFDRFADAGTVQGLLRERCIACTQHLLGCVREQLQSRLDTPGDAKLHAVLFMARLCQALPELCPHLQRCVLGQAGGAASAPKEPRSAKKLGKGKAQEVSPELAKWQGLKAELLQQSLLAYQLWSSAVTKGLVQCFTHTLLLDTAGSVLATATNWDEIEIQEETESGSSVTSKIRLPVQPSWHAQCLLFSLCQEVNRVGGHTLPKVTLQELLRSCMAEVLAAYEKLVEQKQEKRPDSFPLTQSRALQLLYDLRYLSIILTAKSEDTKPSRIKQDSGIEKVMDFLEGHIDPFDLDVFTPHLNSNLNRLVQRTSVLFGLLTGTENQYTSRGSALSSQELHNILPLASSQIRFGLLPLSMSSSRKSKSSARSTERAQER; encoded by the exons ATGGCGGCCATGGCGGCCCCGGGGGTGCGGCCGGCTGTGGGTGCCGGTGCTGTGGGTGCCGGTGCCGTGGGTGCCGGTGTGGTGCGCGGGGCCGAGGCCGAGGCGCTGTTCGAGGCGCACACGGCGGCGGAGCTGCGGGCGGTGGAGCGGCGGCTCCGCGCCGGTATCGAGCAGAAGCGGGAGGAGCTGCGGCAGATGGTGGGCGAGCGCTACCGCGACCTCATCGAGGCTGCCGACACCATCGCCGAGATGCGGCGGAGCGCCGAGCGCCTGCTGGGCGCCGTGCGGGGGCTGCAGCgcggctcggcccggcccggccccgccggcaCG GTTcaccccccagcccagcagagttTTTACGGGGCTGCGGcgcagctgaagctgctgctggaggttcCCGAGCAGGTGTGGGGGGCTGTGGAAGGCGGCCGCTACCTGCCCGCGGCCCGGCTCCACCTGCTCGGGGCTCAGCTGCGCcggcagctgcagctggacacCCCCCGAGCCCGCTCCAGCCCCATCCTCGCCCgcttccccatcctgctgcGGCAAGTGGCGGCTGCCAGCCACCTCAG ATCCACCATCCTGCAGGAGAGCAAGGCGCTGCTGCGCTGCCGGACGGGCTCGGACCAGGCGGTGGCAGAAGCTCTGTGTGCCATCATGCTGCTGGAGGACAGCTCCCCACGGCAGGCCCTGGCTGACTTTCTGCTGGCCAGGAAACTTGccatccagcagctgctcaacCAGCCCCACCACG GTGCAGGTATCAAAGCTCAGGTGTGTTCCCTGATGGAGCTGCTCACCACCACGCTGTACCAGGCCCACGCTCTCTTCTACACCGTGCCCGAGGGGATGGCCCcggagccagccctgccctgtggaTTGCTCTTCTCCACCCTGGAGAGCACCACGGGCCAGAACCCCGCAG ggaaaggaggggtGCTGGAGGAGGATCTGAAGCTGAGCAGCTGGTTCAAGTACCTGCCCGAGTCCGTGGTGGAATTCCAGCCGGCCCTGCGGACCCTGGCACACCCCATCAGCCAGGAGTACCTCAGGGAGACCCTGCAGCAGTGGATCAACAT GTGCAGTGATGACATCAGGACAGGGGTCAGGACCCTGCTGGTGTACGTGAAGAGCATgaaggggctggcagggatcCGTGACGCcgtgtgggagctgctgtccagCGACTCCAGCAGCCACAACTGGGAGGCCGTGTGCCGGCGCCTGCTGGACAGGCCCGTGTCCttctgggaggagctgctgcagcagctgttcctggacaggctgcag ACTCTGACCAAAGAAGGCTTTGACTCCATTTCAGGCAgctccaaggagctgctggctgtaGCCTTGCAGGAACTGGAGGTGAAAGCTGGCAGCGGTGCCCTGAGCAAGCAGACGCAGCTGGAACACAACGTGGCCCTGTTCCTGTGGTCAGAGAGCCCCGGGGACCTGCCCGGGGACGCAGCGTGGGTGAGCGTGGGGCAGCGCGGGCCCTTCGCCAGGAGCGGGCTGGCCATGAAGGCGCAGGCGCTCACCCCGTGCGTGCAGAGCTTCTGCTCCACGCTGGACTCCAAGctgaaggccaggctggaggatgTCCTGTCCTACCTCCCCGGGGACGACTGTGTCCCCAAGGAGCCGGCGGTGCCGGCGCGCCCCGCCTTCGACCGCTTCGCCGACGCCGGCACCGTGCAGGGGCTGCTCCGTGAGCGCTGCATCGCCTGCACCCAGCACCTCCTGGGCTGCGTccgggagcagctccagagccggCTGGACACCCCTGGGGACGCCAAGCTCCACGCTGTGCTCTTCatggccaggctgtgccaggccctgcccGAGCTGTGCCCTCACCTGCAGCGCTGTGTGCTGGGCCAGGCGGGCGGCGCCGCCTCGGCGCCCAAGGAGCCGCGCTCGGCCAAGAAACTGGGCAAGGGCAAAGCCCAGGAAGTGTCCCCCGAGCTGGCCAAGTGGCAGGGGCTGaaggcagagctcctgcagcagagcctgctggcTTATCAGCTCTGGAGCTCGGCTGTCACCAAA GGTCTGGTTCAGTGCTTCACCCACACTTTGCTGCTCGACACAGCTGGGTCTGTCCTGGCCACGGCCACCAACTGGGATGAGATTGAAATCCAGGAGGAAACCGAGTCTGGGAGCAGTGTGACATCAAAGATCCGGCTGCCTGTGCAG CCCTCGTGGCACGCGCAGTGCCTCCTGttcagcctgtgccaggaggTGAACAGGGTGGGTGGGCACACCCTGCCCAAGGTGAcgctgcaggagctgctgaggagctgcatgGCAGAGGTGCTGGCTGCCTATGAAAAGCTGGtggagcagaagcaggagaag AGGCCGGACAGCTTCCCCCtgacccagagcagagctctgcagttaCTCTACGACCTGAGGTACCTCAGCATCATCCTGACAGCCAAGAGCGAGGacacaaaacccagcaggatCAAGCAGGACTCTGG cattGAGAAGGTCATGGACTTCCTGGAGGGACACATCGATCCCTTCGACCTGGATGTCTTCACCCCACACCTGAACAGCAACCTGAACCGCCTGGTGCAGAGAACCTCG GTTCTCTTTGGCCTGCTGACTGGGACAGAGAACCAGTACACGAGCAGGGGCAGCGCTCTGAGCTCGCAGGAGCTCCACAACATCCTGCCCTTAGCATCCAGCCAGATCAG GTTTGGACTGTTGCCACTGAGCATGTCGAGCTCACGGAAGAGCAAGTCCAGTGCCAGGAGCACAGAAAGAGCCCAG GAGCGGTGA
- the COG1 gene encoding conserved oligomeric Golgi complex subunit 1 isoform X1, translating into MAAMAAPGVRPAVGAGAVGAGAVGAGVVRGAEAEALFEAHTAAELRAVERRLRAGIEQKREELRQMVGERYRDLIEAADTIAEMRRSAERLLGAVRGLQRGSARPGPAGTVHPPAQQSFYGAAAQLKLLLEVPEQVWGAVEGGRYLPAARLHLLGAQLRRQLQLDTPRARSSPILARFPILLRQVAAASHLRSTILQESKALLRCRTGSDQAVAEALCAIMLLEDSSPRQALADFLLARKLAIQQLLNQPHHGAGIKAQVCSLMELLTTTLYQAHALFYTVPEGMAPEPALPCGLLFSTLESTTGQNPAGKGGVLEEDLKLSSWFKYLPESVVEFQPALRTLAHPISQEYLRETLQQWINMCSDDIRTGVRTLLVYVKSMKGLAGIRDAVWELLSSDSSSHNWEAVCRRLLDRPVSFWEELLQQLFLDRLQTLTKEGFDSISGSSKELLAVALQELEVKAGSGALSKQTQLEHNVALFLWSESPGDLPGDAAWVSVGQRGPFARSGLAMKAQALTPCVQSFCSTLDSKLKARLEDVLSYLPGDDCVPKEPAVPARPAFDRFADAGTVQGLLRERCIACTQHLLGCVREQLQSRLDTPGDAKLHAVLFMARLCQALPELCPHLQRCVLGQAGGAASAPKEPRSAKKLGKGKAQEVSPELAKWQGLKAELLQQSLLAYQLWSSAVTKGLVQCFTHTLLLDTAGSVLATATNWDEIEIQEETESGSSVTSKIRLPVQPSWHAQCLLFSLCQEVNRVGGHTLPKVTLQELLRSCMAEVLAAYEKLVEQKQEKRPDSFPLTQSRALQLLYDLRYLSIILTAKSEDTKPSRIKQDSGIEKVMDFLEGHIDPFDLDVFTPHLNSNLNRLVQRTSVLFGLLTGTENQYTSRGSALSSQELHNILPLASSQIRFGLLPLSMSSSRKSKSSARSTERAQGQAAAAVLPREDEAARPGSLFRQLITDDEDAAAPSLFKLGWLSGMTK; encoded by the exons ATGGCGGCCATGGCGGCCCCGGGGGTGCGGCCGGCTGTGGGTGCCGGTGCTGTGGGTGCCGGTGCCGTGGGTGCCGGTGTGGTGCGCGGGGCCGAGGCCGAGGCGCTGTTCGAGGCGCACACGGCGGCGGAGCTGCGGGCGGTGGAGCGGCGGCTCCGCGCCGGTATCGAGCAGAAGCGGGAGGAGCTGCGGCAGATGGTGGGCGAGCGCTACCGCGACCTCATCGAGGCTGCCGACACCATCGCCGAGATGCGGCGGAGCGCCGAGCGCCTGCTGGGCGCCGTGCGGGGGCTGCAGCgcggctcggcccggcccggccccgccggcaCG GTTcaccccccagcccagcagagttTTTACGGGGCTGCGGcgcagctgaagctgctgctggaggttcCCGAGCAGGTGTGGGGGGCTGTGGAAGGCGGCCGCTACCTGCCCGCGGCCCGGCTCCACCTGCTCGGGGCTCAGCTGCGCcggcagctgcagctggacacCCCCCGAGCCCGCTCCAGCCCCATCCTCGCCCgcttccccatcctgctgcGGCAAGTGGCGGCTGCCAGCCACCTCAG ATCCACCATCCTGCAGGAGAGCAAGGCGCTGCTGCGCTGCCGGACGGGCTCGGACCAGGCGGTGGCAGAAGCTCTGTGTGCCATCATGCTGCTGGAGGACAGCTCCCCACGGCAGGCCCTGGCTGACTTTCTGCTGGCCAGGAAACTTGccatccagcagctgctcaacCAGCCCCACCACG GTGCAGGTATCAAAGCTCAGGTGTGTTCCCTGATGGAGCTGCTCACCACCACGCTGTACCAGGCCCACGCTCTCTTCTACACCGTGCCCGAGGGGATGGCCCcggagccagccctgccctgtggaTTGCTCTTCTCCACCCTGGAGAGCACCACGGGCCAGAACCCCGCAG ggaaaggaggggtGCTGGAGGAGGATCTGAAGCTGAGCAGCTGGTTCAAGTACCTGCCCGAGTCCGTGGTGGAATTCCAGCCGGCCCTGCGGACCCTGGCACACCCCATCAGCCAGGAGTACCTCAGGGAGACCCTGCAGCAGTGGATCAACAT GTGCAGTGATGACATCAGGACAGGGGTCAGGACCCTGCTGGTGTACGTGAAGAGCATgaaggggctggcagggatcCGTGACGCcgtgtgggagctgctgtccagCGACTCCAGCAGCCACAACTGGGAGGCCGTGTGCCGGCGCCTGCTGGACAGGCCCGTGTCCttctgggaggagctgctgcagcagctgttcctggacaggctgcag ACTCTGACCAAAGAAGGCTTTGACTCCATTTCAGGCAgctccaaggagctgctggctgtaGCCTTGCAGGAACTGGAGGTGAAAGCTGGCAGCGGTGCCCTGAGCAAGCAGACGCAGCTGGAACACAACGTGGCCCTGTTCCTGTGGTCAGAGAGCCCCGGGGACCTGCCCGGGGACGCAGCGTGGGTGAGCGTGGGGCAGCGCGGGCCCTTCGCCAGGAGCGGGCTGGCCATGAAGGCGCAGGCGCTCACCCCGTGCGTGCAGAGCTTCTGCTCCACGCTGGACTCCAAGctgaaggccaggctggaggatgTCCTGTCCTACCTCCCCGGGGACGACTGTGTCCCCAAGGAGCCGGCGGTGCCGGCGCGCCCCGCCTTCGACCGCTTCGCCGACGCCGGCACCGTGCAGGGGCTGCTCCGTGAGCGCTGCATCGCCTGCACCCAGCACCTCCTGGGCTGCGTccgggagcagctccagagccggCTGGACACCCCTGGGGACGCCAAGCTCCACGCTGTGCTCTTCatggccaggctgtgccaggccctgcccGAGCTGTGCCCTCACCTGCAGCGCTGTGTGCTGGGCCAGGCGGGCGGCGCCGCCTCGGCGCCCAAGGAGCCGCGCTCGGCCAAGAAACTGGGCAAGGGCAAAGCCCAGGAAGTGTCCCCCGAGCTGGCCAAGTGGCAGGGGCTGaaggcagagctcctgcagcagagcctgctggcTTATCAGCTCTGGAGCTCGGCTGTCACCAAA GGTCTGGTTCAGTGCTTCACCCACACTTTGCTGCTCGACACAGCTGGGTCTGTCCTGGCCACGGCCACCAACTGGGATGAGATTGAAATCCAGGAGGAAACCGAGTCTGGGAGCAGTGTGACATCAAAGATCCGGCTGCCTGTGCAG CCCTCGTGGCACGCGCAGTGCCTCCTGttcagcctgtgccaggaggTGAACAGGGTGGGTGGGCACACCCTGCCCAAGGTGAcgctgcaggagctgctgaggagctgcatgGCAGAGGTGCTGGCTGCCTATGAAAAGCTGGtggagcagaagcaggagaag AGGCCGGACAGCTTCCCCCtgacccagagcagagctctgcagttaCTCTACGACCTGAGGTACCTCAGCATCATCCTGACAGCCAAGAGCGAGGacacaaaacccagcaggatCAAGCAGGACTCTGG cattGAGAAGGTCATGGACTTCCTGGAGGGACACATCGATCCCTTCGACCTGGATGTCTTCACCCCACACCTGAACAGCAACCTGAACCGCCTGGTGCAGAGAACCTCG GTTCTCTTTGGCCTGCTGACTGGGACAGAGAACCAGTACACGAGCAGGGGCAGCGCTCTGAGCTCGCAGGAGCTCCACAACATCCTGCCCTTAGCATCCAGCCAGATCAG GTTTGGACTGTTGCCACTGAGCATGTCGAGCTCACGGAAGAGCAAGTCCAGTGCCAGGAGCACAGAAAGAGCCCAG GGCCAGGCTGCAGCCGCTGTGCTGCCCAGAGAGGACGAGGCGGCGCGCCCGGGCTCCCTGTTCCGGCAGCTCATCACCGACGACGAGGACGCGGCGGCACCGTCCCTCTTCAAGCTGGGCTGGCTCTCGGGCATGACCAAGTGA
- the COG1 gene encoding conserved oligomeric Golgi complex subunit 1 isoform X2, producing MAAMAAPGVRPAVGAGAVGAGAVGAGVVRGAEAEALFEAHTAAELRAVERRLRAGIEQKREELRQMVGERYRDLIEAADTIAEMRRSAERLLGAVRGLQRGSARPGPAGTVHPPAQQSFYGAAAQLKLLLEVPEQVWGAVEGGRYLPAARLHLLGAQLRRQLQLDTPRARSSPILARFPILLRQVAAASHLRSTILQESKALLRCRTGSDQAVAEALCAIMLLEDSSPRQALADFLLARKLAIQQLLNQPHHGAGIKAQVCSLMELLTTTLYQAHALFYTVPEGMAPEPALPCGLLFSTLESTTGQNPAGKGGVLEEDLKLSSWFKYLPESVVEFQPALRTLAHPISQEYLRETLQQWINMCSDDIRTGVRTLLVYVKSMKGLAGIRDAVWELLSSDSSSHNWEAVCRRLLDRPVSFWEELLQQLFLDRLQTLTKEGFDSISGSSKELLAVALQELEVKAGSGALSKQTQLEHNVALFLWSESPGDLPGDAAWVSVGQRGPFARSGLAMKAQALTPCVQSFCSTLDSKLKARLEDVLSYLPGDDCVPKEPAVPARPAFDRFADAGTVQGLLRERCIACTQHLLGCVREQLQSRLDTPGDAKLHAVLFMARLCQALPELCPHLQRCVLGQAGGAASAPKEPRSAKKLGKGKAQEVSPELAKWQGLKAELLQQSLLAYQLWSSAVTKGLVQCFTHTLLLDTAGSVLATATNWDEIEIQEETESGSSVTSKIRLPVQPSWHAQCLLFSLCQEVNRVGGHTLPKVTLQELLRSCMAEVLAAYEKLVEQKQEKRPDSFPLTQSRALQLLYDLRYLSIILTAKSEDTKPSRIKQDSGIEKVMDFLEGHIDPFDLDVFTPHLNSNLNRLVQRTSVLFGLLTGTENQYTSRGSALSSQELHNILPLASSQIRFGLLPLSMSSSRKSKSSARSTERAQWDAAL from the exons ATGGCGGCCATGGCGGCCCCGGGGGTGCGGCCGGCTGTGGGTGCCGGTGCTGTGGGTGCCGGTGCCGTGGGTGCCGGTGTGGTGCGCGGGGCCGAGGCCGAGGCGCTGTTCGAGGCGCACACGGCGGCGGAGCTGCGGGCGGTGGAGCGGCGGCTCCGCGCCGGTATCGAGCAGAAGCGGGAGGAGCTGCGGCAGATGGTGGGCGAGCGCTACCGCGACCTCATCGAGGCTGCCGACACCATCGCCGAGATGCGGCGGAGCGCCGAGCGCCTGCTGGGCGCCGTGCGGGGGCTGCAGCgcggctcggcccggcccggccccgccggcaCG GTTcaccccccagcccagcagagttTTTACGGGGCTGCGGcgcagctgaagctgctgctggaggttcCCGAGCAGGTGTGGGGGGCTGTGGAAGGCGGCCGCTACCTGCCCGCGGCCCGGCTCCACCTGCTCGGGGCTCAGCTGCGCcggcagctgcagctggacacCCCCCGAGCCCGCTCCAGCCCCATCCTCGCCCgcttccccatcctgctgcGGCAAGTGGCGGCTGCCAGCCACCTCAG ATCCACCATCCTGCAGGAGAGCAAGGCGCTGCTGCGCTGCCGGACGGGCTCGGACCAGGCGGTGGCAGAAGCTCTGTGTGCCATCATGCTGCTGGAGGACAGCTCCCCACGGCAGGCCCTGGCTGACTTTCTGCTGGCCAGGAAACTTGccatccagcagctgctcaacCAGCCCCACCACG GTGCAGGTATCAAAGCTCAGGTGTGTTCCCTGATGGAGCTGCTCACCACCACGCTGTACCAGGCCCACGCTCTCTTCTACACCGTGCCCGAGGGGATGGCCCcggagccagccctgccctgtggaTTGCTCTTCTCCACCCTGGAGAGCACCACGGGCCAGAACCCCGCAG ggaaaggaggggtGCTGGAGGAGGATCTGAAGCTGAGCAGCTGGTTCAAGTACCTGCCCGAGTCCGTGGTGGAATTCCAGCCGGCCCTGCGGACCCTGGCACACCCCATCAGCCAGGAGTACCTCAGGGAGACCCTGCAGCAGTGGATCAACAT GTGCAGTGATGACATCAGGACAGGGGTCAGGACCCTGCTGGTGTACGTGAAGAGCATgaaggggctggcagggatcCGTGACGCcgtgtgggagctgctgtccagCGACTCCAGCAGCCACAACTGGGAGGCCGTGTGCCGGCGCCTGCTGGACAGGCCCGTGTCCttctgggaggagctgctgcagcagctgttcctggacaggctgcag ACTCTGACCAAAGAAGGCTTTGACTCCATTTCAGGCAgctccaaggagctgctggctgtaGCCTTGCAGGAACTGGAGGTGAAAGCTGGCAGCGGTGCCCTGAGCAAGCAGACGCAGCTGGAACACAACGTGGCCCTGTTCCTGTGGTCAGAGAGCCCCGGGGACCTGCCCGGGGACGCAGCGTGGGTGAGCGTGGGGCAGCGCGGGCCCTTCGCCAGGAGCGGGCTGGCCATGAAGGCGCAGGCGCTCACCCCGTGCGTGCAGAGCTTCTGCTCCACGCTGGACTCCAAGctgaaggccaggctggaggatgTCCTGTCCTACCTCCCCGGGGACGACTGTGTCCCCAAGGAGCCGGCGGTGCCGGCGCGCCCCGCCTTCGACCGCTTCGCCGACGCCGGCACCGTGCAGGGGCTGCTCCGTGAGCGCTGCATCGCCTGCACCCAGCACCTCCTGGGCTGCGTccgggagcagctccagagccggCTGGACACCCCTGGGGACGCCAAGCTCCACGCTGTGCTCTTCatggccaggctgtgccaggccctgcccGAGCTGTGCCCTCACCTGCAGCGCTGTGTGCTGGGCCAGGCGGGCGGCGCCGCCTCGGCGCCCAAGGAGCCGCGCTCGGCCAAGAAACTGGGCAAGGGCAAAGCCCAGGAAGTGTCCCCCGAGCTGGCCAAGTGGCAGGGGCTGaaggcagagctcctgcagcagagcctgctggcTTATCAGCTCTGGAGCTCGGCTGTCACCAAA GGTCTGGTTCAGTGCTTCACCCACACTTTGCTGCTCGACACAGCTGGGTCTGTCCTGGCCACGGCCACCAACTGGGATGAGATTGAAATCCAGGAGGAAACCGAGTCTGGGAGCAGTGTGACATCAAAGATCCGGCTGCCTGTGCAG CCCTCGTGGCACGCGCAGTGCCTCCTGttcagcctgtgccaggaggTGAACAGGGTGGGTGGGCACACCCTGCCCAAGGTGAcgctgcaggagctgctgaggagctgcatgGCAGAGGTGCTGGCTGCCTATGAAAAGCTGGtggagcagaagcaggagaag AGGCCGGACAGCTTCCCCCtgacccagagcagagctctgcagttaCTCTACGACCTGAGGTACCTCAGCATCATCCTGACAGCCAAGAGCGAGGacacaaaacccagcaggatCAAGCAGGACTCTGG cattGAGAAGGTCATGGACTTCCTGGAGGGACACATCGATCCCTTCGACCTGGATGTCTTCACCCCACACCTGAACAGCAACCTGAACCGCCTGGTGCAGAGAACCTCG GTTCTCTTTGGCCTGCTGACTGGGACAGAGAACCAGTACACGAGCAGGGGCAGCGCTCTGAGCTCGCAGGAGCTCCACAACATCCTGCCCTTAGCATCCAGCCAGATCAG GTTTGGACTGTTGCCACTGAGCATGTCGAGCTCACGGAAGAGCAAGTCCAGTGCCAGGAGCACAGAAAGAGCCCAG TGGGATGCTGCCCTGTAA